A window from Eubalaena glacialis isolate mEubGla1 chromosome 1, mEubGla1.1.hap2.+ XY, whole genome shotgun sequence encodes these proteins:
- the LOC133099794 gene encoding LOW QUALITY PROTEIN: small ribosomal subunit protein eS12-like (The sequence of the model RefSeq protein was modified relative to this genomic sequence to represent the inferred CDS: inserted 2 bases in 1 codon) yields MAEEGIAAGGVMDVNTALQEVLKTALIHNGLARGIREAAKALDKRQAHLCVLASNCDEPMYVKLVEALCAEHQINLIKVDDNKKLGEWVGLCKIDREGKPCKVVGCSCVVVKDYGXESQAKDVIEEYFKCKK; encoded by the exons ATGGCCGAGGAAGGCATTGCTGCTGGAGGTGTAATGGACGTTAATACTGCTCTGCAAGAGGTGCTGAAGACCGCCCTCATCCACAATGGCCTAGCACGTGGAATTCGCGAAGCTGCCAAAGCCTTAGACAAGCGCCAAGCCCATCTCTGCGTGCTTGCATCCAACTGTGATGAGCCTATGTATGTCAAATTGGTGGAGGCCCTTTGTGCTGAGCACCAGATCAACCTGATTAAGGTTGATGACAACAAGAAACTAGGGGAATGGGTAGGCCTCTGTAAAATTGACAGAGAGGGAAAACCCTGTAAAGTGGTTGGCTGCAGCTGTGTGGTGGTCAAGGACTATGG AGAGTCTCAGGCCAAGGATGTCATCGAGGAGTACTTCAAATGCAAGAAATGA